TACCCGGACGAGTACGATCTCCCCCCTCAGCTCACTTACCTCAACGTCGCCCACCACGAAATCGACGTCGAGAACACGTAGCGCGGCGTCGAAAAATACGGTTACGTATCCGGGATTACGCGGCGTCCTCGATCGTCGCCTTCACGTCCGCCCAGACCTCGTCCGGTGCCTGCTCGCCGTCGATCCGTTCGAGGTCCCCCTGCTCGTCGTAGTGGTCGATGACGGGTTCGGTGTTCTCGCGGAACACGCGCAGCCGTTCGCGAACGGTCTCCTCGGTGTCGTCGTCGCGCTGTTCGAGTCGGGCTTCGACGTCCGGATCCTCCGGCGGGTTGTACTCGACGTGGTAGATCTCGCCGGTCTCGGGATCTATCCGCCGACCCGTCAACCGATGCACGAGTTCCTCCTCGCTCACGTCGAGATAGAGGACGACGTCGAGATCGGTCATCTCGTCGAGTTCCTCGGCCTGTTCGAGGTTCCGCGGGTAGCCGTCCAGGACGAAGCCGTCGGCCGCCGAGAGGGCCTCGTCGACGATCGCGTTGACGACCTCGTCGGGGACCAGTTCGCCCCGGTCCATGTACTCGCGTGGCGTGTCGTACTCCGTGTCCATGTCGGAGATGTCCATGTCCTTGTTCGCGCGGAGCGCGTCGCCGGTGGTAACGTGGTCGACGTCGAACTCGTCGGTGATCTTCTGGCTCTGTGTCCCCTTTCCCGCCCCGGGTGCACCCAGGATGAGGATTCGTGGCTGTGCCATACGCGCTCGTTCAGCGCCACCGCATAAAGGCTTAAAGAATTGGTCACATCCGTAC
The nucleotide sequence above comes from Halosolutus halophilus. Encoded proteins:
- a CDS encoding adenylate kinase; this translates as MAQPRILILGAPGAGKGTQSQKITDEFDVDHVTTGDALRANKDMDISDMDTEYDTPREYMDRGELVPDEVVNAIVDEALSAADGFVLDGYPRNLEQAEELDEMTDLDVVLYLDVSEEELVHRLTGRRIDPETGEIYHVEYNPPEDPDVEARLEQRDDDTEETVRERLRVFRENTEPVIDHYDEQGDLERIDGEQAPDEVWADVKATIEDAA